The Nycticebus coucang isolate mNycCou1 chromosome 8, mNycCou1.pri, whole genome shotgun sequence genome has a window encoding:
- the NUDT16 gene encoding U8 snoRNA-decapping enzyme, whose product MAGVRKMELAEALELGPGWRHACHALLYAPDPGMLFGRIPLRYAVLMQMRFDGRLGFPGGFVDKQDSSLEDALNRELHEELGEAVAAFRVERADYRSSHAGSGQRIVAHFYAKCLTLEQLLAVEEGATQAKDHGLEVMGLVRVPLYTLRDGVGGLPTFLENSFIGAAREQLLETLQDLGLLESGSVSGLKIPARH is encoded by the exons ATGGCTGGGGTCCGCAAGATGGAGTTGGCCGAGGCCCTAGAGCTGGGGCCTGGCTGGCGGCATGCGTGTCACGCTCTTCTCTACGCGCCGGACCCCGGGATGCTCTTTGGCCGCATCCCGCTGCGCTACGCCGTACTG ATGCAGATGCGCTTCGATGGGCGTCTGGGCTTCCCCGGCGGCTTCGTGGACAAGCAGGACAGCAGCCTGGAGGACGCGCTGAACCGCGAGTTGCACGAGGAGCTGGGGGAGGCGGTGGCCGCCTTCCGCGTGGAACGCGCTGACTACCGCAGCTCCCACGCCGGGTCAGGACAGCGCATCGTGGCCCACTTCTATGCTAAGTGTCTGACGCTGGAGCAGCTGTTGGCAGTGGAGGAAGGTGCAACACAAGCCAAGGACCACGGGCTGGAG GTGATGGGCCTGGTTCGGGTACCACTATATACGCTGCGGGATGGTGTGGGAGGCCTGCCCACCTTCCTGGAGAATTCCTTTATCGGTGCTGCCCGGGAGCAGCTACTGGAGACCCTCCAGGATTTGGGACTGTTGGAATCTGGCTCAGTCTCAGGTCTTAAGATCCCAGCTCGTCATTAG